Part of the Neovison vison isolate M4711 chromosome 14, ASM_NN_V1, whole genome shotgun sequence genome is shown below.
CAGGCCTGTGCCTAGGCTGGCTTCCCGCCTGAAATGCCGTCTCCCCCAGAGACCCGGGCACAGCCAGCTCACACCGGAGACTCGCACACCCGGAAACTTCAGCTCTCACACCTTCACCGGCATGAGGCCAGTGGGTCTCAAAGTGGGATCTGGGGAAACCACTGGAattgaatttctttaaagaaaaaaaaaaaaaggcgcctgggtggctcagtcccttgagcgtctgccttcggcttggatcatgatcctggggtctcgggatcgagccccacgtggggctccctgctcactggggagcctgcttctccctctcccactccccctgcttgtgcactctctcactctctctctatcaaacaatatctttttgaaaaaaaggcaaaacggGCATAAGAAACGGTGCCATGGGGTTTCAAGAGCATAGAATGATCAGGGCACCGGGGTGGTTTGCgttcagggtcatgatctcattgagtcgtgagatcaagcccaatgtCAAGACCgggatcaggctccacactcagtggggagactggctggggatcctctccctctacccctcctaccgatctctctctcccaccccccacctttctctcaaagaaagggaaaaaaaataagatctttaaaaaaaagagagaaagagaacgagaGAGCGTGCAGAACAAGCAGAGTCAGGCTCTTCCTCTTGGCCCCCCTAAAGTAGGACGCCCCCAAGTCCTGCCACACAGAAGTCAGTAGAACAGCAGCCCCCCACACAAACACATCTTCTAGCTCTTCTGGCCTGGAGCAGATGCAAGAAGGAAAAAGCACCCCAACCGCTGTAGACCCCAAACTGAGGACCCAGCTTAGACAGTGTCCCTGGCTGTCCCCAACCACGCACTGCCCACAGAGGAGGACCAGGCCCTACCTCCCAAGGCCTTCCCAGCACAAGCAGGCTCCTTAGACAGGCAGACACCTGACATGAACACAGAGCCAGCCGCGATCTGATCCGTCCCGGGACCTCCCAGCAGACCCTTGCCAGTTCCGTCAGCCACTAGGGTGGGCTCATCAGAGAGACCTTTCCAAGGCCAGGAAGCTCTGATGGGTATCCTGGGGAAGAGGGCCAGAGACAGGGGGCCAGGGACCAAGGTCACGCTCCCCTGGGCCCACCTGGCTCAGAACACAGGCTGAGGGCAGAAAGAGTGGCCCCAAATAGGCAAGACGGTAGTCACCAGTCGCCCCAAGAGGCAGAGGGGATGGAGACTTCTGGAGGTGAGCGAGGGGGAGACTGGCTGCCATCAAGCGGCAGACACGCGGTTGTGGGAGAAGTCGGGGCTCCCCCGCATGCGAGCCCGCCGTACCTTCTGGCCAGCCTCGGAGCCCAGGCTGCTTGCACGTGCCCAGTCCGGCTTTGGCTCCCAGGGGTCGTGGGCGGGTGGAAGCCCTCGATGCGCCATCTCCTCGGTGCAGGTCAGCTGCCGCCGGCGGAGCTCTTCGTCCGTCTCCTTGTCCACCACCAGCAGCCGAGTCTGCCCTTCCACAGCCTTGATCCTCTGCACCACCTGGGCCGGGCAGGTTGGGGGGAGCAGGTCAGCAGTCGGCACTCTGGGCAGCACATGGACAGCGGCGCCACCCAGGGCTGGCCCCGGCTGGTGGGACGGCAGCTGGCCTACCAGGGGTGGGTGGCTGGACCGAGAGGCCCGCCggctccgccccccacccccggggcccCAGCAGCTCCCTCCCTCTTTACCCAGCACTCCTGATTCGGGGCTGTGAGGGCTACAGGGTCACTGGGGAGCCTCGCCTCGCCCCGGGTCTGGTCCAGGAGGGGCTGGGAAGCTGGGTGAAGCAGTCAGGCGGTCTGGAAGGCGGTGCACGGCTAAGTCTGGGGTTTTTAggatgtgcgtgtgtgcacggaTGTGTGGGAAGGTGTACATTCAGGGTCTATCTTTCGGTCTGGGGTTGAGGGAACAAGGGCTCTCCCTAGGTCCCCGTCTGGGGATCTGCGTCCACTGCTGTGCTCAGTAGTGGAGCATGGATGTCGAAacccctgcttctgtgctctccATCTGCCTCCAGACCGGACCCTGACCCCCTGTTCCTGCCGGACCTGCAGAGACGGGAAGGCCTGGTTCCCGAGGCAAGGAACCCGCTGGGCACCCACACACAGCCTGGGAAGCAGGGCTCAGAGCCAACAGAGGCCCCCTGTGGGACAAGTGTGGCGTTGGGAGCACTGGCGTACCTATGCAGGTGTCTGTGAAGTGTCCAGAGCACGTGCTGGGTCATGGAGTGTGCATGTCGGGGTGTGGTGTGCAGGGAGAAGGAGTGGTCAGTGCCCCCTGGGCATCGGGGTAGGAAGGACAAGACCCCCACCCCAAGTgttgggggaaggcagagtgggCCCTCATCAGCTGCTCAGCAGAAGCTGTCAACAGATATGAGGGTGTGAACCAGGCCCATCTTCCCTGGGCCCTCCTCTGTCCCCCCCCCTCTCCTGGTGAGAGCCACTGGAGGACCCCAGCACCCTGCGGCTTCCTGACTGTGGGACTCAACCTAGACGCTTGATATCCTCAAACATCAGCTTCCTTATCTGGAGAATGGGAGCTGTGACTGCACCTGCTCCCTCCTGGGCCAGCATGGTTCTGAGCGAGAGCTACAGAGACCAGCACCTGGGAGCCTGGAAGAAGCAGGTGCTCTGGGGCTAGGGCTGGCAGTGACGGTTAACCCAAAGCCAGGTGACACTGTGCCAGCCCCTCCCTGTGGTCTGCCGAGCCCAGATCTCCGGCCCACCGCCACCCTCCTTCAGCAAACAGCTTTATCCAGCTGAAACTCTGGGTGCAGGACAGAAGGTAGGCAGAcggacagacaggcagaggcCTCAGGGGTAGAAGAAGGAGTTCAGCTGCTGGTGCAGCCAAGAACCAATTTACTAATCTCTAGGCCCCAGGGCTGGCCACGCAGACGGGTCACAGACTcacaggggctggggaggacaCCAAGAACCCTGAGCagaaggggtggagggagctgGACTGACTCCAGCCGAGTCCCTGGCCAGTGGGAGATAGAGTCCCCAGGGAGCAGAACCTGCCAGAACAGACCCTgccctccttctggccctcgTCCCCagtggcaggaggcagggggccgcgGCAGCGGCTCCTACAGGGCCGGGCGGCCTCCAACGAGGACGTGTTGCCACCAGCAGCGACTCTAAGGAACCCAGACGCCATCAGCCAAAACACACATTAGTACACTGACCTGCCAACACACACTAACTATTACACCCAGCCAGGCAGGCAGACCCATGGGcccggacacacacacacacacacacacacacaccggacTGCAGATCTGTGCGCGCACACATACCTAGAGGTGCACATTCACACGTACAGTGcagcacgtgcacacacacacacatacaggtgtGCCCTCACTGGGGGGTACAGGTACCCCGGGGGGGCAGATGTGGTCACACATGCGTGACCCCCAGAGGgacgtgtacacacacatacccagCTGTGTACACAAGCACGTGTTTACACTCACAGACAAGCACTCAGGCCCCCGCCAGGCATGGAGACCCCCCAGGGTGACTGACGCCTGCACTCCTTGCACACTGAGGCCCGAAGGAGACTCCAGCGCTGGGGCCCAGGGCCCGGAGCCGCACTGCGGGCCCCTCCCTGCCAGGATGCCCCCTCCCCGGCGCAGGAGCCAGCTGGCTGAGGCGGAGAGGGGAGCAAGGAGGCCGGCGGCCGCTGCCTCCGTGGCCACGTCCGCCACCTCGTAGCGGGAACCCACGCAGGCCCTCGTGCGACCCCCTCCCGCCCCGGGCAGGGCGCCGAGGCCTGGGCGCACGCAGCGCCCGAAGCCGTGGTCGTTGGCGCCCCGCGCGAGGGAGCGCGAGGCGGGGAGGCGCTCCCCGGGGAGGGGGCccggcggggcggcgggcggggggcggggcgcgggcacCCACCTGGTGGTGCGTCTCGCCCTCCACGTTGACGCCGTTGACCTCGACCAGCCGGTCCCCGGCGCGCAGCGCGGCCGCTTCGGCGGGGGAGCCCGGCTCCACGCGCCGGATGAACTGCCCGCGGCGGCCCTTCTCGCCGTGCAGGTGGAAGCCGTAGCCCTGCTCGCCGCGCACCAGGCGGCACAGGCGCGGCCGCAGCGGCTCCGGGGCGGCCATGGCGGCGGCTGCCCACCGGCCGACCACCGGCCGGCCACGGCGCTGACGCCTGCCGCGGGCAGGCAGGGGCGCGGGGGACGggcgcggaggcggcggcggcggcggcgttgGGGACCCGGCGGCGCCCTCGGCTGCTCCCGCTCGGCTCCCGTCGCCTCGGGCTCGGGCTCAGGCTCGGGCTGcggcgccgcccccgcccccgccccttcccCGCCTCCTCGGTGGGGCCGCCCCCGCCCCGAGTCCCGGCCGGTCCTGGCTGCGGCCGGACTCGGCACCCTGCCAGTCCCGGGGGCGGAGGAGTCCGCAGGGCTTTGGGACCCCCTCTGTCTCCCCCGGACTCTGGGCAGCCTCCCTGGCGCCAGCGCCTTTGCCTCCTAGTCCaagaacatttattgagcaccaactgTATGCATTCGTGACACGGAAGCGGGCTCTTGACCTGAGAGAGGAGTGGAGAAGGGGTCCTCAGGCCAAACAAATCCACATGGGGGCGGAGGATAAGAACAACGGCCACAGCTCTGTCCTCCATCCTCGGGAACACACCCTCCCTTGCCCCCTCGCTGTCTCTGTCTGGGGATCTGTCCTACACCCAGAGCTGCCCTAGACCAGCGGAGTCCCAAGATGGTCCAGGAGGCAAAAAGGAGTTTGGAAATGAAAGGCAGCAGCCCGCCCCTATATTCTGGAGGCCAGTTACCAGGTGGCTCCCGCCCTCCCCAGGATATCGTTTTTTGCTTATCTGTGCTGGGGATGTCTGTTAAACATTGCCCATCCCCCAACACACAACTGTCTCTGCCAGGGACCCTCACTTGTGCCCCTGCTCATCCCAGGGAGAGATGACATGTATCCAGGACTTTGGCCTCTGACCTCTGGCTTGTGATCAGTGCTCAGAGAAACTGCTTCCATGAACTAGCCCCTGTGACCCACCCCCTGACCCCAGCCCacccttccctccatccttctcCCCTAGCGTCTAGCTCCTATCCCCAGCATGagtgccccttcccccaaccagACAAGAATGACAACAGAAAATTGGTTATGCTTTGTCGTGCCTCTGAGTACACTTTATCTGGAAAATCCCAAGGGTGCTCAGGCCATTTTGCAGATCAAGAAACTgagttctaggggcgcctgggtggctcagtgggttaaagcctctgccttcggctcaggtcatgatcccagggtcctgggatcgagccccacatcaggctttctgctcagcagggggcctgcttcctcctctctctctgcctgcctctctgcctacttgtgatctctgtcaaataaataaaaaaaaaaatcttaaaaaaaaaaaaaagaaactgagttcTAGAGAGGAATGGGACCTAGGCAAGGTTCCCCAGCTCCTCTTAGGCACTGCTGTGAGAGTCCAAGTCCACACTTTATCATGGAGCTCTTTCTCAGCCTCAGATACAGGAAGACAGCTGAGTTCCCcctcagcctgcccctccccagcctgcccaGACCCCTGCACATACCTGGTCCCCGGGGGTCAGGCATAACCAGCCCATACAGTTCCCCatgggggcagaagcaggctcagTTCGGGTCCCCGCCCttgctgctccttctcccctctccagtGCCCTTAGCCTGGGCGCCCAGGCCCCACCCAAGCACAGGCTCTCCTCTGGGCAGCCTCCTGGGTCCCAGCCCCTTGGGTGTCCACACCCGGCTGCTGCCCCTAAAAGCCACTTAGGCCAAGACTGCAtggctgcttccccacccccacctctaaGTTCCTGGCTGATGCAGCCATAGGCTCCCGCTGAGCTGGCCACCTCCATTTGTCTGCTTGCCTGTCCAGAGCTGGCTTGTCCGGTCTGTGACTGCCTCTCTGGACCCAGCCTGGTGCTGCTGCTCCTGAAGGCTGTGCCACGGGTGCCGTCTACCACATACCAGCCCGGATGGGGCTTTGGGGTAGTCTGGCAGTTTGTGGCATGGGGCCATGCCAGAGTCTAGGGAGGTAGCTGGATGGGAGCCCCCAGGCTGGGGTAGAGAAATAGGAGCGCCTGGTCCTATGGGGAGGACCTCCCTTGGAGATCGCCGCCCCAGCACAGAAACTCCCAGGATCAGCCTCAACCAGTCTGCAAAGATGAGGGAGGAGTAACCAGGGACATGTGGTCCCAGCCAGGGGCCAGAACACTGCATCACAGGGAAACAAAGGAGGCTCCAAAGCAGAAAAGAAGCTGGGAAGGACCAGGAAGGTAACAGAGTAACAAAGGCAACATCAGAGAGTAACAAGGGGGGTGGTTAACAGGCGCAGGATAAAGGcggcagggagaagggcaggtaGATTCCGCAGGGGTAGCCGGAATGGGTGAGGGGAACACGTTAAGGATGGGGGCCCAATGAACAAACGCAGGGAAAGCGAACCCAGCGGCTCTCCGGGCAAACTCTCCCATGCCCTTCCGCCAGCCGCGGGCTCTACGTGAGACAGAAGTGGGAGGCAGAGAAACCGGCCAAAAAAACAGCATGACAAAGACCAGAAGAGCGGTGCGCAGGGGCTATAAGGCGTTTGGGTCGCCCGGCACCAGGCCAGGGGAGGTGATCCGCGAGGCCCGCTGCAGGCGGGGAGGCCGGTGGGAGGTgatccccacccctacccccgacGCCCTCGCTGCCACCTTGCTACACAGGCCTTGCGATAAACAGCAGGCAGACCTCTCGGGGCTTCCCTCTCCTGGGCTCTCAGAGGGGCCCCCTGGGGTAGGGGTAGGCCCAGGGCTCCCGGAGCAGGGAAGGGGCTTTCCTCTGAGCTTTGAACCTAGCTGCCAGGTGCGGCGCCCCGCAGCGATGGGCGGAGCTTGGGCCTGGGCGGGGACTCCGGGGCGTGGCCGTGGGTAGAGGCTTGGTCGCCGGCGGGGGAAGGCGTGGGGGCCCTTCTGCAGGGTGGAGCCATTACTCTGACGCCCGGGTAATGCCCTGGAGCTTCCCGGGCCGCGCCGCCTCCCTACTGGGTATTAACGGCCCCATGGGATGACAGGGCCTCGCTTACGGCCGCCCCCTTCAGACTACGCCAGGCCTCTCTTCAGAGCCCGAAACTGCAGCAGCCGGGACCAGCGCGACgttaagagagagaacacgacACCCGGAGCCGAGAGGGAGAGAAACGGGGAGAACCGCGCGGACCACCGGAGGGAGGTGGCGCAGGAACCCGCCCACTCgctctgggcccgcccaccaccgCAGGCGCGGACTGGGGCTGAAGTCCGAAGGCGCAGCCGCGCAGCGCCGCCTGCCGGCTCTCGGTGGGATCGCTTCGCTCAGGGGGCTGGCCCGGGAACCCCCACCCGCTCCGGCTCCAACTCGGTCCAGCCTTGCCCTGCTGGGTGGCGATTGAGAGTGAGGCCGGCGCCTGGGGGCTGCTTGCACTGCAGGGGCACAGGGGTGCCAGGAAGGCggtaggcagagaagccgggCTTCTGTCAAGTCCCAAATCAGCACTGCTTTTTCACCTTGGACCTGGTGTCCACCCCTCTGGACTGGGGTACCTCCAGGCAAGGGAAATCTAGAGCCTCACCAAGTGTCCAGCGCTTGTGACCAAACATATGCAGACCACTTGGCCCCGGCGCGGAGTTCCTGCAGTCTGTGTGGGGAACAGGAAGGAGCAACAGGACCAGGGGACAGGGCAGCTGTGTGGCCCAGCCCCAGAACGTGGATTTTGCGCCGTTGGTGGTGGAGAGTGAGGTGCTGTGCCCTGGAAGGGAGATCAGATCAGGACGCCCATGCTTTGAAAGGCCGAGTTTGGCGAGACGCAGGAGCAGGAATGGACTTGGAGTGCAGAGAATGGGTTCACCTGAGGAGTCTGTGGCCACCCCTTCCCTCAGGGCTGATCCTGGAATCAGAATCTGTACAGTCAGGGCTCGGTCAGTAAGAACGGGGAGGGCCGAGAAAAAAGCACTCACATTAGGAGAAAACATGGGGAAAAGGATGTACCCAGGAGATGAGCGGGAATTGCCAGTAAGGAGAGATGGGGGCCTCCAGAGGCCAAGGAGAACGTGGGGGCTGGTTCCATGTGAGTATCTCGAAGCTAATCAGCTCAAGGGGTACGGGACCACCCTCCTCTGCTCCTGGATGGCTGTCCTAGTGGAAGGCCTTGTCATATGGCCAAGGGAGGGCCCAAGGGCAGACAGCATCAGGGTACGGTGACTGGGTGCTTGGAGGCCCTGGATAGTTGTGAGAGTCAGAGCCCACGCAGAAGAGGGTTGACAAGGAAGCAGAAGCGGGGAGAGGCCCAGACACTTGTGAGCGGGAGCTGTAAGGGGGCCCAGGTGGAGGGAGGCCCTTATTCCCGATAGCAGAGCGTAACTATATGGGGGTTGGGGCCGATAACTGAAAATGCGGAGGCGATAAGAGTGGAAGGGTCTCTGAGGGGGCAGGGGTCCTTCCTCCCTAGGAGGAGAGCGGGGTCTtgaaggaggggctgggggtttGCACTTGCTCTCCAGAAGCCACTggatgaggggaaggaggggtgcAAAAGCGGTCAGGTTTGAAATGAATCCTGGGAGATGGGGGAAGGGCTGGGTGGACTGCTGCTTGGTCGTAAGGTCCCTTAAGGAAAACATACTCCTCCCCAGCCTGGCCAGAGGGCATAGTGAGGGGGCactctggggctcctgggaggctggcATTGGGGGCTCTGACTCTAGGGTGTGAGTCCTGTTTCCCTCTTTCTGGTGGATGGCAGTGGGACCCAGGGTCTGCCTTGCACCTACCTACCCTGCgacctctcctctcctgtgggacCCTCGGACCTCGTCTGATGACCCCATCCTGGAACAGGAGATGCagtggcagagagggaaggggaccagtctctgcctctgtcccctctTCACCAATCCCCCAAGCACTTACAGATCAAGCTGGTTAGGAGAGGGCACACCCCAGGCCAGGGACAGGGCTCCTGATATTTGCCAGGGCGTGAATGAAGCTATTTGCACCCTGAAGCGAGATGCCACGAACACATCACAGAAGAAAGGCATCACACGCGGGAACGCATGAACCAGGCAGCTTTTATTGGCCAGACAGACCATCTGGCCTGGCCTGAGCTGTGTGCCCAGGCAGACAAGTAGACTCCCTCTGGGTCAGACAAGGGGCATCACCAGCAAGAGGTGCACTCAGGATGGCCCTGGGGAGAAGTGGGAACCGGCAAAGGTGGTTCACTGTGCAGACCATGGCTGAACAGGAGACACGCCAAAGGCTCtagaaagaacaaagcaggacCTTAGGGAGACGGCGGTGCACCCTCCACTAATCTTCCCCCCAACTACCGTTCCCAGATGGGAAGGGTAGGAGGCTCCAGGAAAACCTTTCTGGGCAAGAAGTGGGAGATAGGAAGATCGTGGGGTTTCTCGTGGGCACGCAGATTTCCCCAGACATCCTCCACCCGCTGCGGTCCCcgccccctttctctccccacgTACCTGGCCTGCTTCACCCGGGTCCAGGAAGGGGCCCCCAGCCGGGGCTCCAGTTCCTGCTGGGGCTCAGTGGCGTGCTGGCTCCAAGGCGCACTGACCCCGAGACCTGCGCTGGGGTTCCCGCTTCCCGTCTCCAACAGTTCCCGAACCCCCGAGGAGAGCAGAAGAGCACCGCGGGGGATGGGCTCCGGGGAGAGGGTGTCTTTGGCAAAGAGCCTTTGGGGGGACGCGCCCAGGCCTTGGGTGTCCCAGGCAAGGGATCCGGCCACAGGGCGCAGCGCTCGGCGCCACACGTAGGGCGATCGGCGCAGCCCCATGAGCAAGCCCGCGGCACGGCCCACTGTGTGGTAGCGGGGACTCGCCACGTGCTTGTACCAGGCGCCAGCGGGGGGCGACAGGAGCAGCAGGAGCAACAGCAAGGCGCGCACCGCAGGGCCCCGCATTGCCGGGCCCCGCGCCAGGGCGCTCAGGTTGACTGCCGCCCGGCGGGGCAGGCCTGCAGCTGACTCGGCTGGGTCCGGGCGCACTGCGGGACCTCGGCGTCGTCGGGGAGCTGGGGGAGCGTCGGGTGGGCCAGCGCGGCGGACCCCGCTATAACTGCTCGCCAGCCCCGCCCCCTCGCCCCCACGGTACTCGCTGCGCTCCAGAAAAGCAGGAGGAGGGCTGGAGAGGGAAGAGCGGCCCAGGCTGTTGGGACAGGGGCGTGGGTTGTGAGTACCTTCTCCCAGGAGTGGGCCCTCAGCTAGAACTCTTAAGTGATGCTCTGCTGGGGACGCCCCTGCTCCCCGCTCAAGAAGGACTGTCAGGAcaccagggtggggtggggggacgtgTCCGGGGATGCCTCCTGAGCTAGAACTCTTGCAGGTGGGCACCAGAAGACGAaagactggggggaggggggctatAAGAACCCTAGTGGGGCCAGAAGCGCTGACTGGTGGGCATCCTCCGCATCATTCAAGAACCCTCTATGCATCTCCTCTCCTGAGGGCTGTCtcttgtcccccccaccccttccacccGCTCTGGTGAGTCCCCTCCAGCCCACCTCCCAGCTGCAGCTGGATGCTTGCAGCCACAAACTTGGCCACATGGGCCCTCCCTGAGATGGTTAGTGCTTCCCCACGGCTTCTGGAATAAAAAGTAAACCCCTCCTCTTAGCCCTGCCCCGGCCTGGGCAGGAGAAGGCCCTGTGGACCTCCAGCCTTCTCTCTGGTTGTGataccccctcccccaagacTACTGTCTCAGATGGCCAGTTTTCATCTTTCTGCCTTACCCAACAACCTGTGATGCTGCCTGCCTCTGTGTTTCTGCGCCCAGAATGTCCTTCCCACCCTTGTACTCGTCCCTCAGGATCCTGTCTGCATGGCCCTGATCCAAACGGTTCCCTGGAGTATTCCGCTGTGCATGCGTCTAACAAACCTCtccagatggggcgcctgggtggctcagtgggttaggccgctgccttcggctcaggtcgtgatctcagggtcctgggatcgagtcccgcatcgggctctctgctcggtggggaacctgcttccctctctctctctctgcctgcctctccatctacttgtgatttctctcggtcaaataaataaataaaatctttaaaaaaaacaaaaacaaaaaaaaacaaacctctccAGAGGGCAGAGCCAGGCCCATTCTTGCCTGAGTCCAGCCCAGGAGGGATGCAGGCCCCAAAATAATCTGACCTTAGCCCACCCCCAGCAAGCACACAACTCATGGAACATTTCCTAGGTCCCAGATGCCAGGgatcctggagaaaaaaaaaaaaaaaattttaacacttttttgtcagagagtgaaagaggtgctcacttaaccaactgagccacccaggtaaccctgaAATGTCTTATTTTGATCTCCAAACAATACCAtgaggtgggatttttttttttaagattttattttggggagcaCGTAGcagactcagtcattaagtatctgccttcggctcaggtcatgatcccagggtcctgggatggagccccgctggggctgcttctccctccctctgccccttccccagcttgtgtgcgtgcgctctctctcacttactccttctctctcaaataaaatcttctaaaaaattttttaaaaattttatcttctaaAGTAATTGCTAcacccgatgtgaggcttgaactcagaactctgagatcaagggtcactggccagccaggtaccccaaaatgGACCAGTACCGACCTCCTTTATCAATGAAGTAAGGCACAAGGAAAATGAACTTGCTCAGACCACTGCTGGTTAAGCGGTGGGACGAGTGGGGTCCGACCTAGAGCCCCCCCAGCCTGACAGCACCGCTGTGGGGACCAGAACTGCAGTTCTCCATGGAAACTGCCCCTCGCTCTCTGCCAGTCTTCTCAGCGAAAGGGAAGGCGAGATTCTGGGAGTGAAGGCAACAGCCTTTCCTCCACGTCAAGGGGCCAGAGGTGCTGGGAGGACAGAGGGTGCACCTCTGAGGCAGGAGGGACCCAACTTGGTTGTGGGGAGCCCTGGGGGGCACTCAGAAGCAATGCAGCCCTCCCTACAAAGGCCCTGCGGAACAGGGGAGAAGTGAACCAGGCCCTGCGCCCTCTGCTcggtggtggggatgggggggaggcATGCACCTCGACCTCTCCTgtcagtttcttcacctgcagACTGGGGTGGTGAGAGCCCCTCCTCAGCTTACTGCGAGTACGAATCCAGGCGTGGGTCTCGGTGccaggcctggcacacagtagctgCCCCCAGAATGCATGGGCCACCATCTCCTGCTGTTCCTGTTGGAGGCTTCCTGGCCTCCTGAGCTGTTGGTAAAAACGCTTTGATGGAGAGGTGACTGGCGCAGGGACTAGTCGGGTAGGAGGTGAGAGGCAGCTGTGGGCGCACCTGGAGGGGCCTGGCGGACCACAGGGACCTGGAGCTGTGTGGAAAGCAGCCTCCCTGAGGGGGCCCTTGGCCTGGAGAGCCGCCTGGAGTGTGCAGTGGGCGGGCAGCACAGCCCGATGCGGGCTGCTGGGGTCCCCTGACGCTGCATATCCTCCCTGCTAAGAGTacttggtgggggcggggggtgggtggggggctgcctggagccccaccccaccccagttcATCAGGGGAAGGTTCCAGTGCCCCTGGCGGGGGCCCAGCAAAATCACTTGCAGCAAGGTGGTATGGGTTCTGGGGCTGCTGGGACATGAAGCAGAACGACAGGTACCAGCATGGATCCATTTCAAACACAGCATCACAGAGAGTCCCCTGCAGGACGCCATGCTCCAGATCTGAAGTTTAAATACCTGTCCTGCTTGTTTATGGCTGTGAAGCCCATGAGACGATGAGGGCCCCCGCTGAGACAGAGCGGAGCTCCTGCTGGGCAACAGTGTGCAGAAGGCATGTGGGgagagagcccagggccaggctggggcagCAAAGCACACCACAGTCCTGGGAACTCCCAATGTGGGGTATGGAGGACGAAGGGCTCtgtgccctgcccagccctgagCCCTCCCCCCACTGCAGGAGTCActctgggaggaggggaggaggtgacAGGCCCAGGAGGGCTGACTCTCCTTCCTGGGCCTCACCTCTCCCTTCATCCACCCAACACCCTCCTAGAAACCAGGGAAGCATGGCTTCGGAGTGCCTGCATGCTCCCTTTCCCCAACGGCACCAAGCTGCCTGTGGGCCGGGGCCACTTGCAGTCCCAACACCGCACACAGGCCCTGGCCCCAACAAGGATGCCATCCTAAGGACGGTGCGATTGAGCAAatctgttttgtcttctttttaaaaaagtatttatgtcTATCAAGGTAATTTACATTATAAAAAGAATGCTAGTATAGGGAAGAACTTAAAACTGTCCCTCACCCACACTTTCACATCCCAGTACTGCTCTCCAGAGGCAACAGCTCCCAACCCCTTCAGCTCTCTCTGCCGGTACTTACCccttatttaaaaatcacaaactcAA
Proteins encoded:
- the NPW gene encoding neuropeptide W isoform X2, whose protein sequence is MQRQGTPAARIGLCCPPTAHSRRLSRPRAPSGRLLSTQLQVPVVRQAPPAQEARKPPTGTAGDGGPCILGAATVCQAWHRDPRLDSYSHLGRSSLSSPPPAFLERSEYRGGEGAGLASSYSGVRRAGPPDAPPAPRRRRGPAVRPDPAESAAGLPRRAAVNLSALARGPAMRGPAVRALLLLLLLLSPPAGAWYKHVASPRYHTVGRAAGLLMGLRRSPYVWRRALRPVAGSLAWDTQGLGASPQRLFAKDTLSPEPIPRGALLLSSGVRELLETGSGNPSAGLGVSAPWSQHATEPQQELEPRLGAPSWTRVKQARAFGVSPVQPWSAQ
- the NPW gene encoding neuropeptide W isoform X1; this translates as MDPCWYLSFCFMSQQPQNPYHLAASDFAGPPPGALEPSPDELGWGGAPGSPPPTPRPHQVLLAGRICSVRGPQQPASGCAARPLHTPGGSPGQGPPQGGCFPHSSRSLWSARPLQVRPQLPLTSYPTSPCASHLSIKAFLPTAQEARKPPTGTAGDGGPCILGAATVCQAWHRDPRLDSYSHLGRSSLSSPPPAFLERSEYRGGEGAGLASSYSGVRRAGPPDAPPAPRRRRGPAVRPDPAESAAGLPRRAAVNLSALARGPAMRGPAVRALLLLLLLLSPPAGAWYKHVASPRYHTVGRAAGLLMGLRRSPYVWRRALRPVAGSLAWDTQGLGASPQRLFAKDTLSPEPIPRGALLLSSGVRELLETGSGNPSAGLGVSAPWSQHATEPQQELEPRLGAPSWTRVKQARAFGVSPVQPWSAQ
- the NPW gene encoding neuropeptide W isoform X3, translated to MRGPAVRALLLLLLLLSPPAGAWYKHVASPRYHTVGRAAGLLMGLRRSPYVWRRALRPVAGSLAWDTQGLGASPQRLFAKDTLSPEPIPRGALLLSSGVRELLETGSGNPSAGLGVSAPWSQHATEPQQELEPRLGAPSWTRVKQARAFGVSPVQPWSAQ